The stretch of DNA GGCCGTGCAGCGCTGGCTGTCGGTCGCCGCCGGGGAGATCGCATACGGCCCGGCGGCCGCGCGGCTCATCACCGTGTTCGGCGCGAAGTTCAACGCCGAGGAAACGATCGCCCGCGCGCACCGGATCATCAAGCTGATCGACGACGAACTGGCCGGCCGCGAGTTCCTCGTGCTGTCCCACCCGACCATCGCGGACGTCGCGCTGTACAGCTACATCGCGCGCGCGCCGGAAGGCAACGTCGATCTGTCGTTCTATCCGAACGTCGACGCGTGGCTGCGCCGCATCGAGGCGCTGCCGGGTTTCGTCGCGTTCCGCAAGACGCCGGCCGGCCTCACGGCCGGACACTGAGCGCAGCGGCCGTCCGCAACTGGTTTGCGCGGCTTGCCGTTTGGTCCGCGCGGGAGGCGAATCATGACAGCATCGACAGACCTGACCGATCCGGGATCGCCGTGGCATCCGGGCGAACAGGCGTTGCAGCAGAAGGCCGGCGTGACGGAGAAGATGCTCGGCGTCGGGCAGCGCTTCATCCGCGACTACCTGCCCGACCAGCACCGGACGTTTTATGCGCAGTTGCCGTTCATCGCGGTCGGCGCGGTCGCGGACGACGGCGACGTGTGGGCGACGTTCGCCTGTGGCCACCCAGGCTTCATGCGCACGCCGACCGACAAGGTGCTGCACGTCGACGTGACGGCCGATCCGCGCGACCCCGCGTCGGCGGGGCTGCGTGACGGCGCGGCGCTCGGCCTGCTCGGGATCGAGCTGCATACGCGCCGCCGCAATCGCCTGAACGGCTCGGTGCACGCGATGACGGCGGCCGGTTTCGACGTCCACGTCGCGCAGGCGTTCGGCAATTGCCCGCAGTACATCCAGGCCCGCGACTTCGCGTTCGTTCGCGAGCCGGGCGAGTTTTCCCGCCGCGACGCGATCGAGTTCGACGCACTGACCGGCCGCGCGCGGGCGATGGTCGAGTCGGCCGATACGTTTTTCGTCGCGTCGTATGTCGGCGACGGCGCGCGCCGCCAGGTGGACGTGTCGCATCGCGGCGGCAGGGCGGGTTTCGTGCGCATCGGCGACGACGGCACGCTGACGATCCCCGAATTCGCGGGCAATCTGTTCTTCGCGACGCTCGGCAACTTTGTCGTGAATCCGCGCGCGGGTCTCACGTTCGTCGACTTCGAGACGGGCGACCTGCTGCAGATGACCGGCGACGCGGCCGTCGATCTGGACTCGGCCGAAATCGCCGCGTTCCAGGGCGCTGAGCGGCTGTGGCGCTTCACGCCGCGGCGCATCGTCTATCGCGCGGACGCATTGCCTTTGCGGTGGACCTTCGAGGCCGGCGGCTGGTCGCCGAACACGCTGATGACCGGCAACTGGGACGAAGCGGCGCGGCGGCTGGAGGCTGCCGCGCTCGCCGATGCGTGGCGGCCGTTCAAGGTGACGAAGATCGTCGACGAAAGCGCGGTGATCCGCTCGTTCCACCTCGAACCGCTCGACGGGGCGGGTCTGATTCCGCACGCGGCCGGCCAGCATCTGCCGATCCGCGTGACGCCGCCGGGCGGCGACCGGCCGGTGATCCGCACCTACACGCTGTCGACCGCGCCGTCCGATGGCCGTTATCGGATCAGCGTGAAGCGCGACGGACTCGTGTCGTCGTATCTGCACGACGCGATGCGGGTCGGCAGCGTGATCGAGACGCGCGCGCCGGCCGGCCAGTTCACGATCGACGCCGCCGGGCGCCGGCCGGCGGTGCTGCTCGCGGTCGGCGTCGGCGTGACGCCGATGCTCGCGATGCTGCGGCACGTCGTTTATGAAGGGCTGCGCACGCGCCGCGTGCGGCCGACGTGGTTCTTTCACTCGGCGCGTTCGCTGAAGGAGCGCGCGTTCAGCGACGAAATCGCGCGGCTCGAAAGCGCCGCGAACGGCGCGGTGAGGGTCGTGCGCGCGCTGACGGACACGCAGGGCGCGCACGACGGCGACGACTACGACGTGGCCGGCCGGATCGACGTCGAGCTGTTGAGCGCGACGCTGCCGTTCAACGACTACGACTTCTACCTGTGCGGGCCGTCCGCGTTCATGCAGTCGATGTACGACGGTCTGCGCGATCTGAACGTCGCGGACGACCGCATCCACGCGGAGGCGTTCGGGCCTTCGGGGCTGAAGCGCAGAAAGGATGCGGCGGCACAGGAAGGTCCGGTCAGGGCCGCGGCGAACCAGCCGACGCCCGTCGCGTTCGTGAAGTCGGGCAAGGAGGCGCGCTGGAGCCCGGACAGCGGATCGCTGCTCGACCTCGCGGAAGCGCGCGGACTGACGCCCGCCTACGGCTGCCGCAGCGGTAGTTGCGGCACCTGCAGGACGCGCATCGTCGAAGGGGCGGTCGCTTATCCGGCCGCGCCGGAATTCGCCGTGGCGGACGGCGACGCGTTGATCTGCTGCGCGGTTCCGGCGAGCCCCGAGTCGGGCGGCGGCGAACGGCTGCTGCTCGACCTGTGAACGCATCGCCTGCCGCTGCGGCCGACGTCTGCTGCTATGCTGGCTCGCTGCGCGCCTGCCGGGCCTGCGATGCGGCCGGCTCGCGCGCGGCCTTCATTTTCACCTCGTACTCGTGGCGCTTCTGACTCATGGACAGGCTTCAGGCAATGCTCACTTTCGTGACGGTGGTCGAAACGGAGGGTTTCGCGTCGGCGGCGCGCAAGCTCAACGTGTCGCCGTCGGTCATCAGCCGGGTCGTGACGGAACTCGAAGAGCACCTCGGCGTGCGCCTGTTGACGCGCACGACGCGCGTGGTCCGCGTGACCGACGCGGGCTCGACGTTCTTCGACGACTGCCGCCGGATCCTCGCGGAAATCGACGTGGCCGAACTGTCCGCGTCGGGCGCGAACGCGACGCCGCGCGGCCAGTTGACGATCAGCGCGCCGGTGATGTTCGGCAGGATCTACGTGGTGCCGATCGTTCACGAGTACCTGACGCGTTATCCGGCCGTGAACCTGAACTGCTGGTTCCTCGACCGCATCGTGAATCTCGTGGACGAGGGCGCCGACGTCGCGATCCGCATCGGCAAGCTGCCGGATTCGTCGTTGCAGGCGGTCGCGGTCGGCAACGTGCGGCGCGTGCTGTGCGCGTCGCCGGCCTACCTCGAAGCGCATGGCGTGCCGCAGCGCCCCGACGACCTCGCGGGTCACGCGACGCTGCAGGGGACCGGCCTCACGCCCGCGCCCGAATGGCGCTTTCGCGCGGACGGGCGGCCGCTCGCGGTGCCGATCCAGCCGCGCCTCGTGACCACCACCAACGACTCGGCGATCGAGGCCGCGCTGGCGGGGCTCGGCATCGTGCAACTGCTGTCGTACCAGGTCACGCGCGAACTCGCGGACGGGTCGCTGCGCATCGTGCTGGCCGACTACGAAGTCGAACCGTGGCCGGTCCACGTCGTTCACCGCGAAGGGCGATACGTGAACCAGAAGGTCCGCGCGTTCCTCGATCTCGCGATCGAAACGCTCCGGATGAAAGCGTCGTTGTGGAACGCCGTGTGACCGGTTTGCTTCGCTGTCTTATCGCCGTTCGCGCGGCTCGCCACGCCTCGGGACCGGACTCGCCGAAGAACTGCCCGGTCGGGCCGTCGTCGTCGGGCGTCGCGAGCCGCACGGCCGGAACGCGTTCGCGAGCGCGACCGTCACGCTTCGCGGATGCGTGGGTGCGTGGGTGCGTGGGTGCGGATGCGGCGGCTCATCGAGCGTCCCGACGACATCGCGGTGCTTGCGCCGCTGATCGGGCGGAAGATCCTGTCGCGGCCGGCGCGGCGCAAAGGCGGTACCCGCCACGGCCGCTACCGGGCGATGAGCGGCGCGGCCCGATCGGCGCGCGCGGGGGATGCGTACGCGTCGTCGTCGGTCGAGGGGGTTGCGGCAGGCGGGCGGGGCTCCGATGCGCTTCCTGTTGCAGCGCGGCTGCCCGTCGCTTAAAATCGCACGTCTTCCGGAGATGGCATTCCTCCCGTAACCGCCGCACGCTCGCCGTCGCGGCTGATGATGCCTACGAGTTCCTGGGTTGCAGGAGGTCGTAGGCCGTCCAGACGACGCCCTGTCGCCCAGGTTTGACGCTGCTTCAAACCTGGAAATCATGAAACATCTGAAGTCTGTCGAGCAGTTCGCCATGGTCCCGTACCTGGTGCGCTGGCTGCTCTTCTCGTGCGTGCTCGGCGCGCTCGCCGGCACCGCGTCCGCGGTTTTTCTCTACGCACTCGATCGCGCCACCGACACCCGCATCGCTCATGCATGGCTGCTGTGGCTGCTGCCCGTCGCCGGGTTCGCGACCGGCTGGGTCTATCTGCGCGTCGGCCAGTCGGTCGAAGGCGGCAACAACCTGTTGATCGACGAAGTCCACGATCCGAAGAAGATCGTGCCGAAGCGGATGGCGCCGCTGGTGCTGGTCGCGACCGTCGTCACGCATCTGTTCGGCGGCTCGGCCGGGCGCGAGGGCACCGCCGTGCAGATGGGCGGCGCGCTGGCCGACCAGGTCACGCGCCTGTTCGGGCTCGACCGCGACGAGCGCCGCATCCTGCTGATGGGCGGCATCGCGGCGGGGTTCTCGTCGGTGTTCGGCACGCCGCTCGCCGGCGCGATCTTCGGACTCGAAGTGCTCGCGATCGGCCGGCTGCGCTACGATGCGCTGCTCGCGTGCGTCGCGTCGGCGCTGGCCGCCGACCTGGCGTGCCGCGCGTGGGGCATCCATCACACCGTCTACACGATTCCGTTCGTCCCGCCGATGACGGCGGCCGGGCTCGGCTCGGTGATCGTCGCCGGCATCGCGTTCGGCATCGTCGGCATGCTGTTCGCGGACTCCACGCACGCACTGTCCGCGTTCATCAAGCGGAAGATCGCGTATGCGCCCGCGCGTGCGCTGATCGGCGGCGCGGCCGTGGCGGTCGCGGCCACCGTGCTGCACGTGCCGCAGTTTCTGGGCCTCGGCATTCCGACGATCGTGCAGGCGTTCGGCGGGCCGCTGCCGGTCTACGACTTCGCGGGCAAGTTCGGCTTCACCGTCGCGACGCTCGCGTCCGGCTTCAAGGGCGGCGAGGTGACGCCGCTGTTCTACATCGGCGCGACGCTCGGCAACGCGCTCGGCCACGTGCTCGCGCTGCCGATTCCGGTGCTCGCCGGGCTCGGGTTCGTCGCGGTGTTCGCCGGCGCCGCGAACACGCCCATCGCGTCGACCATCATGGCGATCGAACTGTTCGGCTCGGACATCGCCGTTTATGCGGCGCTCAGTTGCGTCGTCGCGTATCTGTTCTCGGGGCATACGGGCATCTATCGCGCGCAGCGCGTCGGACACGCGAAGCATCCGCTGCTGCCCGCCGGCATGCGCCTGTCCGAGATTCCCGCGTTGCGCCGCGCGCGCCGCGCCGAAACGAACGTCGCCCCGCCACCGTAACCGCAGCCGGACCGGCTCGTCGTTGTAATGCCGGGCGGTGAGCGGCGCCGGGGCATGACGTCGCCGCGTGGGGTTCCGTTTGTCGCGGGACGGGAAGGGGATTGCGGCGCGTCGATACAGTCTGCAACCCGAATGATCGGGAGCGACGGCGGCGCCGCAACAAACACACGCCTATTCCAGCACGATCGCCTGCACCTGATTGCGGCCGGACGACTTCGCGACATAGAGCTGCTCGTCGGCCGTCGATACCAGCGTCTCCGGCTCGCGGCCGGCCGTCGGCCGGCAGGTCGCGCAGCCGACGCTGACCGTCACGAGCCCGGTATCGCTGCCGGGGTTCTCGATGCGCAGCGCCTCGACGCTGGCGCGGATCGTTTCCGCGACCTGCATCGCGCCGTCGTGGCCGGTGTCCGGCAGCACGACCGTGAATTCCTCGCCGCCGTAGCGCGCGACCACGTCGACCGAGCGCCGCGCGGCCGCCGCGATGCGCGTCGCGACCGTCGCGAGGATCCGGTCGCCGGCCGCGTGGCCGAACGTGTCGTTGTAGAGCTTGAAGCGGTCGATGTCGATGAACAGCACCGACAGGCTGCCGCGCTCGCGCAGCGCGCGGTTCCATTCCGCATGCAGCCGCTCGTCCAGCGTGCGGCGGTTGCTCAGTTTCGTCAGCGGATCGGTCGTCGCCTGGCGCGCGAGTTCCGCCTGCGCGCGCAGCTTGTCGCGCAGCGTGTACGCGAGCATCCACGCGCCGAGCGCGAGCGCCGCGCCGAACAGCACCGCGATGCTGCCGACGATGCGCCGCTGATGTCGCCAGCTCTTGAGCACGTCGTCGGTCGCCGGCGCGACCACCGCGACGAACGGCAGGCCGGACACGTGCCGCCACGTATAGATCCGCTCGACGTTGCCGCTGCCGACCAGCACCGCCGAGCCGCCGTCGCGCGCCGCGATTTGCCTGAACGCCGCCGTGTCCGCGACGCTGACGCCGGACGTCTCGTCCGCATACGGCTTCACGCCGAGCAGCGTGCCGTCGTCCAGCGTGATCGCGACAATGCCGGGTTCGGCTACGTTGATCCGCTCGAACAGCCGCTGGAAGAACTCCAGCCGCACCTCGAACATCGCAACGCCGGCAAACGCGCCGTCGGGCGCGTTCAGCCGCCGCGTCAGCGCGATCGACAGCTTGCCGTTGTGCAGCCGCGAGCGGAACGGATGCGACACGACAAGGCCGGCCGACGGGTCCTGCTTCTGCTTGAGGAAGTAGTCGCGGTCGTCGAGCCGCAGCACCGGGCTCACTTCGCTGCCGTCCTGCGACGCGACGATCTGGCCGGCCGCGCCGACGACGAATTCGCCGTCCACGTACGCGTCGTCGGGCAGGTCGCGAAACAGCAGACGGTTCTGGAGGTCCGGCGGCGCGAC from Paraburkholderia caballeronis encodes:
- a CDS encoding voltage-gated chloride channel family protein, which codes for MKHLKSVEQFAMVPYLVRWLLFSCVLGALAGTASAVFLYALDRATDTRIAHAWLLWLLPVAGFATGWVYLRVGQSVEGGNNLLIDEVHDPKKIVPKRMAPLVLVATVVTHLFGGSAGREGTAVQMGGALADQVTRLFGLDRDERRILLMGGIAAGFSSVFGTPLAGAIFGLEVLAIGRLRYDALLACVASALAADLACRAWGIHHTVYTIPFVPPMTAAGLGSVIVAGIAFGIVGMLFADSTHALSAFIKRKIAYAPARALIGGAAVAVAATVLHVPQFLGLGIPTIVQAFGGPLPVYDFAGKFGFTVATLASGFKGGEVTPLFYIGATLGNALGHVLALPIPVLAGLGFVAVFAGAANTPIASTIMAIELFGSDIAVYAALSCVVAYLFSGHTGIYRAQRVGHAKHPLLPAGMRLSEIPALRRARRAETNVAPPP
- a CDS encoding sensor domain-containing diguanylate cyclase, whose product is MDEPANAVPERPAASRLRRAGAAAIAAATRLIGNRPYAVGIAGTVIAAIVAAVPLIEMEAGRRDAMEHARETSENLSWIIALDLERNFRFHDVQLQEIVRSAEDPRTWVAPPDLQNRLLFRDLPDDAYVDGEFVVGAAGQIVASQDGSEVSPVLRLDDRDYFLKQKQDPSAGLVVSHPFRSRLHNGKLSIALTRRLNAPDGAFAGVAMFEVRLEFFQRLFERINVAEPGIVAITLDDGTLLGVKPYADETSGVSVADTAAFRQIAARDGGSAVLVGSGNVERIYTWRHVSGLPFVAVVAPATDDVLKSWRHQRRIVGSIAVLFGAALALGAWMLAYTLRDKLRAQAELARQATTDPLTKLSNRRTLDERLHAEWNRALRERGSLSVLFIDIDRFKLYNDTFGHAAGDRILATVATRIAAAARRSVDVVARYGGEEFTVVLPDTGHDGAMQVAETIRASVEALRIENPGSDTGLVTVSVGCATCRPTAGREPETLVSTADEQLYVAKSSGRNQVQAIVLE
- a CDS encoding glutathione S-transferase family protein, with the protein product MKLYHHPLSGHSHRAHLFLSLLGIEHELIEVDLAAAAHKAPEFLKLNRFGQVPVLIDGDVAIPDSNAILVYVARKFGKTDWLPQTPALEAAVQRWLSVAAGEIAYGPAAARLITVFGAKFNAEETIARAHRIIKLIDDELAGREFLVLSHPTIADVALYSYIARAPEGNVDLSFYPNVDAWLRRIEALPGFVAFRKTPAGLTAGH
- a CDS encoding 2Fe-2S iron-sulfur cluster-binding protein, coding for MTASTDLTDPGSPWHPGEQALQQKAGVTEKMLGVGQRFIRDYLPDQHRTFYAQLPFIAVGAVADDGDVWATFACGHPGFMRTPTDKVLHVDVTADPRDPASAGLRDGAALGLLGIELHTRRRNRLNGSVHAMTAAGFDVHVAQAFGNCPQYIQARDFAFVREPGEFSRRDAIEFDALTGRARAMVESADTFFVASYVGDGARRQVDVSHRGGRAGFVRIGDDGTLTIPEFAGNLFFATLGNFVVNPRAGLTFVDFETGDLLQMTGDAAVDLDSAEIAAFQGAERLWRFTPRRIVYRADALPLRWTFEAGGWSPNTLMTGNWDEAARRLEAAALADAWRPFKVTKIVDESAVIRSFHLEPLDGAGLIPHAAGQHLPIRVTPPGGDRPVIRTYTLSTAPSDGRYRISVKRDGLVSSYLHDAMRVGSVIETRAPAGQFTIDAAGRRPAVLLAVGVGVTPMLAMLRHVVYEGLRTRRVRPTWFFHSARSLKERAFSDEIARLESAANGAVRVVRALTDTQGAHDGDDYDVAGRIDVELLSATLPFNDYDFYLCGPSAFMQSMYDGLRDLNVADDRIHAEAFGPSGLKRRKDAAAQEGPVRAAANQPTPVAFVKSGKEARWSPDSGSLLDLAEARGLTPAYGCRSGSCGTCRTRIVEGAVAYPAAPEFAVADGDALICCAVPASPESGGGERLLLDL
- a CDS encoding AraC family transcriptional regulator, producing the protein MGAWVRMRRLIERPDDIAVLAPLIGRKILSRPARRKGGTRHGRYRAMSGAARSARAGDAYASSSVEGVAAGGRGSDALPVAARLPVA
- a CDS encoding LysR family transcriptional regulator, producing MDRLQAMLTFVTVVETEGFASAARKLNVSPSVISRVVTELEEHLGVRLLTRTTRVVRVTDAGSTFFDDCRRILAEIDVAELSASGANATPRGQLTISAPVMFGRIYVVPIVHEYLTRYPAVNLNCWFLDRIVNLVDEGADVAIRIGKLPDSSLQAVAVGNVRRVLCASPAYLEAHGVPQRPDDLAGHATLQGTGLTPAPEWRFRADGRPLAVPIQPRLVTTTNDSAIEAALAGLGIVQLLSYQVTRELADGSLRIVLADYEVEPWPVHVVHREGRYVNQKVRAFLDLAIETLRMKASLWNAV